The Moraxella osloensis genome contains a region encoding:
- a CDS encoding phospholipase D family protein, with protein sequence MLRPLFKRRLIFLASLFLVCMAILFFIAWWGRLPANTGKSSTYQTAVITKDHQKTVATDMPPDEPSSRFRQFGSQSMADGIAELVKSNPQKTGVYPLPDGMDAFAARMLLISTAEKTLDVQYYIWNNDITGNLMFQAIKEAAERGVRVRLLIDDNNTRGLDPTLWVLNEHPNIEVRLMNPNRFRSWRWLGFVGDFERLNHRMHNKSITADSQITITGGRNIGDEYFSLNQEMVFSDLDVLMVGHIVPQMSQAFDQYWNHKLAFPITDLVKKPEASALNQVFIPKTQKADKPASQQLDPVLKLKNDYLKRLVAIDFVNQIKQQKLPLYWASVQLLTDNPDKLGSKANTQGLDINQSLGKISRELNLISAYFVPTEQGKDYFINLAKKGVAVNILTNAMSATDVKLVHSGYAKHRKDLLKAGVKLYELKPNAIKDNLRDSYLTGSSATSLHAKTFESDGEKVYIGSFNFDPRSALTNTELGVAIAHPVLANKIRNEFLQALPTTSYTLSLKDDNIQWSTLENGQTVTYDEEPQTKPWQRTLVWMLSHLPLEKFL encoded by the coding sequence ATGCTAAGACCCCTGTTCAAACGTCGTCTTATTTTTTTAGCCAGCCTGTTTTTGGTATGTATGGCGATTTTGTTTTTTATCGCCTGGTGGGGTCGCCTGCCTGCCAACACGGGTAAATCCAGCACCTATCAAACCGCTGTCATTACCAAAGACCATCAAAAAACGGTGGCAACGGATATGCCACCGGATGAGCCCTCCAGCCGTTTTCGCCAATTTGGCTCGCAAAGCATGGCTGATGGCATCGCAGAGCTGGTTAAAAGCAATCCACAAAAAACGGGCGTTTATCCCTTGCCAGATGGCATGGATGCGTTTGCCGCACGTATGCTGCTCATTAGTACCGCAGAAAAAACGCTAGATGTGCAGTATTATATTTGGAATAACGATATCACTGGCAATCTAATGTTTCAAGCCATCAAAGAAGCGGCAGAGCGCGGTGTGCGCGTGCGATTATTGATAGATGATAACAATACTCGTGGTCTCGACCCAACGCTGTGGGTACTTAATGAACACCCCAATATTGAAGTAAGATTGATGAACCCCAACCGTTTTCGCTCGTGGCGCTGGCTAGGGTTTGTGGGCGATTTTGAGCGGCTCAATCATCGTATGCACAATAAATCCATCACCGCTGATAGCCAAATCACCATCACAGGCGGGCGCAATATCGGAGATGAGTATTTTTCTTTAAACCAAGAGATGGTATTTTCTGACCTAGATGTGCTGATGGTTGGGCATATTGTGCCGCAGATGTCACAAGCGTTTGACCAATATTGGAACCATAAACTGGCTTTTCCTATCACCGATTTGGTCAAAAAACCTGAGGCATCCGCCCTAAACCAAGTGTTTATTCCAAAAACCCAAAAAGCCGATAAACCTGCGTCGCAACAACTCGACCCTGTGCTAAAGCTGAAAAACGACTATCTAAAGCGCTTGGTGGCAATCGACTTTGTCAATCAAATCAAACAACAAAAATTGCCGCTCTACTGGGCAAGCGTGCAGCTATTGACGGACAATCCCGACAAACTGGGCAGCAAAGCCAATACCCAAGGGTTAGACATCAACCAAAGCTTAGGCAAAATCAGCCGTGAACTCAATTTAATCTCTGCGTATTTTGTACCCACGGAGCAAGGCAAAGACTACTTTATCAACCTTGCAAAAAAAGGCGTAGCGGTGAATATTTTGACCAATGCCATGAGCGCCACCGATGTCAAGCTTGTGCATTCTGGCTATGCCAAACACCGCAAAGACTTACTCAAAGCTGGGGTCAAGCTATATGAGCTCAAGCCCAATGCCATTAAAGACAATCTGCGTGATTCATATTTGACGGGAAGCTCTGCAACCAGCTTGCATGCCAAAACGTTTGAAAGCGATGGTGAAAAGGTGTATATCGGCTCATTCAACTTTGATCCACGTTCAGCATTGACCAATACCGAACTTGGCGTTGCCATCGCCCACCCTGTACTTGCCAACAAAATCCGCAATGAATTTTTGCAAGCCTTGCCAACAACTAGCTACACCTTGTCGCTCAAAGATGACAACATTCAGTGGTCAACGCTCGAGAACGGTCAAACCGTCACGTATGATGAAGAGCCACAAACCAAGCCTTGGCAGCGTACCCTAGTATGGATGCTATCGCACCTGCCGCTTGAAAAATTTTTATAA
- a CDS encoding DksA/TraR family C4-type zinc finger protein, giving the protein MASGWAADGAENEQIEATINDAIARAKRALPQGESLTHCEECDAPIPEARRLAMPGVHLCVRCQQSLEQHQQKVELFNRRGSKDSQLR; this is encoded by the coding sequence ATGGCAAGTGGTTGGGCTGCAGATGGCGCAGAAAACGAGCAAATCGAAGCGACTATTAATGATGCGATTGCACGGGCAAAACGCGCATTGCCACAGGGTGAGAGTCTAACTCATTGCGAGGAGTGCGATGCCCCAATCCCCGAAGCACGGCGTCTTGCGATGCCAGGGGTGCACTTGTGCGTGCGCTGTCAACAATCGCTAGAACAGCATCAGCAAAAAGTCGAGCTATTTAATCGCCGTGGTAGTAAGGATAGCCAGTTGCGCTAA